GGCACACTCAACGTTCCTGCAATCGTCGGGATGGGAACGGCCGCCGCGATTGCCGCCACGGAGATGGCTGCGGAATCCGCACGCGTGCTCGCGCTGCGCGAACGGCTTCGCGCCGCGCTCGTTCGCGGACTCGACCAGATCCAGATCAACGGCGATCTCGAAGCGAGACTGGCAGGCAACCTCAACGTCAGTTTCGCACACGTCGAAGGCGAATCACTGATGCTCGGGCTTCGCGAGATCGCGCTCTCGTCGGGGTCGGCGTGCAGCTCGGCAACGCTCGAGCCGTCGTACGTGTTGCGTGCGATCGGCGTCAGTGACGAAATGGCCCATTCGTCGATCCGGTTCGGCATCGGACGTTTCAATACCGAAGACGAGATCGATTACGCCGCCGAGCGCGTGATTGCCGAAGTGCGCAGGCTTCGCACGCTGTCGCCGTTTTATCGCGAAAGTCCGGTTGCCGCGGCGCGCGGCTCGGAAGGACATCCATGATCACCGTCACCGACAAAGCGGGAACCCGGATCCGCAAGCTCGCAGAGACTTCGCCTACGCCGGTCAGCGGTCTTCGCATCAAGGTCGTCGGCGGCGGCTGTTCGGGTCTGCAGTACAAGATCGAGCTCGACGCCGAGAAGAAGGGCGACAAGGTCTTCGAAGGCGCCGGCGGCGGCCGCGTACTCGTCGACCGCAAAAGCTACCTGTACCTGGTCGATACCGTGGTCGACTACGCCGAGAGCCTTCAGAACGCCGGATTCCAGATCCAGAATCCGAACGTCAAATCGACCTGCGGCTGCGGCGAATCCTTCGTGGTTTGATCGCTGCCATCGGCCCGTTTTTTATGGCCGGGTGCACAAAATCCCTCCGAAGGTCTTGACTCCGTTAGTCGGATCAGCGCACGTGTGTCTTGTTGCTCTGAGGGGAAATCGAACAGCCTGCCTCGAACTTGGAAGCCGACCTTCCAGCAATGGGTGAAGTCGGTTCTGAGATCCGGGTGGAAGCTCCGGTCTGACCGCCGGCGAGGGTCCGGGACTCTTTATCCTCGGGACCCCAATGCTGCCCCAGGGATGCGACACGTTCGAAAAGTGGTTGGGTCATTCATCGGTGGATGAGGACGGGATCGACGAAGGGTCGAATCCCGGTGCGGTTGTGGAGGTTGTAAGATGGAGGAAGCCACTGAGCGTGGAGGTCGGTTCCAGTCCGACGAGCGCCTTCTCGACGTCTTCGATCCGGACATCATTCTTCCTGCGCAGCACTTCGGTGCGATCCAGCGGAAAAAGTTCCCGTCCGGCGAGCATCGCCTGCTGGTCGCGCTGATCCAGGACGCGATCGAATGCGTGCAGAAACACATCCATGCACGCGATGCCAAGCGCCGTCAGCTTTTCCTCGACGCGCAGGGCTGGATCGGATCGGAAGACGACCGCGGGGTCTTCTCGTTCAATAACGTCTGCATGCTTCTCGGCATGAACCCCGACTACGTTCGCCAGGGCCTGCTCGACTGGTGCGAACGATCGAAGGACCTGCCGCGCGCGCAGCGGCGCCGCACCGGACCGGAGCGTCCGACGGCGCGCATCGTGCCTGCGCAGGCGTCCGACACCGGCCTTGCGATGGTCGGCGAAAGCGTCGCCTGACGACACCCTGCGCGGGCCTGACTGCGCAAGACCCGGCGAGACTCGGAAGCACGGTCACGTTAGAACGTGACCGTTGCCCGGGCCTTTTCCGGTACCGGGTCGAGACGGAGCAGGAGCCCGATGATCATCAAGATCGCGCGTCTTAAAGCGGCGGAAGCGTCCGCCGATCTGGTCGCCATCGCCGTGCGCGACGGCAAGGAGCTTGCGGGCGCAGTCGCGGGCCTGCCGAAGGCCGTGCTCGATCGCGCGTCGAAACGCGCGAAGCGGCTCGGATACAAGGGCAAGCCCGGCGCAACGCTGACGATCCAGGCCGACGGACACGATCTCGTGCTGGTCGGTGTCGGCGACGGCAAGACCAGCGAGCAGTGGCGCAGGGCCGGCGCCGCAGTACGTGCGGTCAGCTCGGCCGCACGCCCGGTCAGCGTTGGATTCGCGCTCGACGCCGCCGACCGCGGCATGGATGTCGTATCGGCCGTCATCGAAGGCATGCGGCTGGCCGGATACACCTTCGAAAAATACCGGGCGAAGAAAGACAACGCGTACGCGGGACCGAAGACCGTGACGCTGTCGTCGCCCGCGCTCACCGACAACGCGCGCACGCGCACCGCGATCCGCGAGACCGAGGCCGTTTGCGAAGCCGTCGCAATGGCCCGCGACCTCATCAACGAAGCGCCGAGCGCACTGGTCCCTTCGGACCTTGCGGCTGCGGCACGCTCGATGGCGCGCGGTCGAACGCTGCGCTGCGAAGTCTGGCAGGGCGAACGCCTGCGCCGCGAAAAAATGAACGGGATCATCGGCGTTTCCGCCGGCAGCCGGCATGGCGGAGCGCTGATCAAGCTCGTCTACACGCCGTCGCGCCGCGCCAAGGCTACGGTCGCGATCGTCGGCAAGGGAATCACATTCGATTCCGGCGGGCTGTCGCTCAAGCCGGCCAAGTCGATGGAAACCATGAAGCTCGACATGGCAGGCGCGGCGATGGTGCTCGGCATCATGAAGTGCCTGCCGGTGCTGGCCCCGGCCGTCGAAGTACACGGCTTCATCGCTTCGGCCGAAAACATGACCGGCAGCGGCGCGCAGAAACCCGGCGACGTGATCCGTTTCCGTAACGGCACGACGGCCGAAGTGCTCAACACCGATGCCGAAGGCCGCCTCGTGCTGGCCGATGCGCTGTGCCTCGCGACCGAGCTCGAGCCCGACTGCATCATCGACGCGGCAACACTGACCGGTGCATGCATGGTTGCGCTCGGCACGCGCATCGCGGGAATTCTCGGCAACGACCAGAAGCTCATCGACCGGCTGATCGAATGCGGACGCGAGACCGGCGAATCGCTGTGGCAGCTCCCGCTGGTCGAAGAGTACGAGGACGACATCAAGTCGTCGGTCGCCGACATCCGCAACGTCGGCGGCGGCTACGCCGGCACGATCAGCGCGGCGCTGTTCCTGCGGCACTTCGTCGGCAAGACCAAGTGGGCCCACCTCGACATCGCCGGTCCGGCGTTTGCCGAAAAGAGCATGCAGTACCTGCCGAGAGGCGGAACCGGCTTCGGCATTCGCACGCTGCTCGCGTACCTCGATTCGATCGGCTGAGCCGCGGATTCGAGCGGCGCCGGCAATTCCCGGCGGCGCGCGACGCTAGGATCGCTCCGGAGGCTGCTGCTCGCCGAGGAATTCCCGCCGTACGTAGTCGAGCGCGTCCTGTCTGCTTTGGAGCCTGCCTTCGAGCTGGGCGTCCTCGACCGAGCGCAGCACGGTCTTGAAAAGCGGCCCCGGCTCCATGCCGAGCTCGCGCAGGTCCTCGCCGCGAATCAGCGGCGGCGGTTTCATCTGCTCGTCCGAGAGCTCGGCGAGCGCGCTCTGGCAGAAATTCCAGTGCGTGAGATCGCCGCGCGAAGACAGCGCGTCGATGCGTGCCAGCTCCATGAGCTCGTCGATCCCTTCCTGGCGCAGGAAACGCTTGAGCGTGGACGCTCGCATCTCCGCTGCCGAGCAGTGCCGCAGATGCTGGTCGACCAGGAACGCGACCCGTTCGATGGTCGCGTTGCTGCGACGAAGCCGGCGCAGGATCTGCGTGGACATCTCGGCGCCGTCGCGCGTGTGGCCGTAGAACGTCCTCGAGCCGTCGGGCTTGGTGCCGGCGCAAAGCGGCTTGGCGACGTCATGCAGCAGCACGCCGAATGCGAGCGTCTCGCTGCACCCGGCGGGCAGATGCCCGAGGCACAGCATCGTGTGCACGAAAACGTCTCCCTCGGGGTGATGCTCAGGAGATTGCTCGCATCCCTTGAGCTCGCTGATCTCCGGCAGAACGTGCGCGAGAAGCCCGGTCTGGTCGAGCAGCTCGAACGATTGCCGCGCGCGGCCTTCGGTCAGCATGCGGACGAGCTCGTCCCCGATGCGCTCCGCGGAAACTTTCGTGATCGTGGCGGCGGCGTGGACGACGGCGTCCAGGGTCTCGCGCTCGATCGGGAATCCCAGGCGCGACGAAAACCGCACTGCGCGCAGCAGCCTCAGATGATCCTCCGCGAAGCGATCGCGCGCATTGCCGACGGCGCGAACGATGCCGGCCTCGAGGTCGGCGCGGCCGCCGACGAAATCGAGGATCCGGCCTGCAACGGGGTCCTCGAACATCGCGTTGATCGTGAAATCGCGCCGGCGCGCGTCGGTCTCGATGTCGGTGAACTCGACGGCCACCGGCCGGCGCCCGTCGACGTACTGATCGTCCTTGCGGAACGTCGCGACCTCGAAATGATGCTGTCCGCTCGGCACCAGGACGATGCCGAACTGGCGTCCGATCGGTACCGTGTGCTCGAACAGAGCTTCGACATCTTCGGGGCGAGCAGACGTGGCCACGTCGTAGTCGGTCGGCGCGTATCCGAGAAGCGCGTCGCGAACCGAGCCTCCGGCGAACACGGCGACGTGGCCTGCGGCCTGAAGCCGGCGGACGATGTGTTCCGCCTCGCTGCGCAGCAGGCTCGCGGTTTGCGTCCCGGATCGTGACGGCGAGCTCATCGGCGAATTCCAGCAGTATCGGCGAAATCGGGGACAGACACCGATTTCAGGAAATCGGTGTCTGTCCCCGATTTCCGGCGCACCGACACATCGGCATGCGAAGAGTGCGGCACCGGCGGATGGTCCCACAGCCATCGCGGCAAGGTCAACCTCGCGCCGGACCTTGTGGCACGGCGGGCTCCGGGGCAGGATGCGACGCGATGTCGCAGCGACCAACGAGCTCCCGCGGCAATGTCGTTTCCATTCCGGGCGTGCGGCCGCACGCGCAGGAGGAAGCCGGCGAACCACGCCCGTATTCTCGGCTGCCGTCGGTCGACGCCGTGCTCTCGTCGAACATGGAGCTCGCCGCGTTCTCGCGCAGCAGCGCCGTCGCAGCAGTGCGCGAAGCGATTTCCGTCGAGCGTGAGCGCATCCGTTCGGGAGAATCCGCGGATGTCTGTGATCCCGACGCAATCGCGCTGCGCTCGCTCGAGCTGCTCCGCGCGCGCGCGCGGCCGCGTCTCGGCCGCGTCGTCAACGCCACCGGAATCGTGCTTCATACCAATCTGGGCCGCGCGCGGCTTTCGACTGCGGCGATCGACGCCGTAAGGCTTGCCGCCTGCGGCGAGGTCAATCTCGAATACGACCTCGCGCGCGGAGAGCGCGGAGAGCGCGACGAGCTCGTCGAAGAGCATCTGTGCGACCTGACCGGCGCCGAAGCGGCGACTGTCGTCAACAACAACGCGGCGGCGGTGTTCCTGGTGCTCAACACGCTCGCATCCGGCAAGGATGTGGTCGTATCCCGCGGCGAGCTGGTCGAAATCGGCGGATCGTTTCGCATTCCAGACATCATGGCGGCCAGCGGCGCGCGACTGCGCGAGGTCGGCACCACCAATCGCACGCACCTGTCCGATTACCGGAAAGCGATCGGACCGGACGTGGCGCTTCTCATGAAAGTGCACGCGAGCAACTACCGCATCGTCGGATTCACCTCGTCGGTCGGACTGGACGAGCTTGCCGCGCTTGCGGCCGGGCACCCGGAGATTCACGTGATCGAGGATCTCGGCTCGGGGGCCGTCGTCGACCTGCAGCCGTTCGGTCTTGCCGAAGAACCGCTCATCGGCGAACGCATTCGCGCCGGAGCCGACCTCGTGCTCGCAAGCGGGGACAAGCTGCTCGGCGGGCCTCAGTGCGGAATCATCGCCGGCCGCCGCGAGCTCGTCGACCGGCTGCGCATGAATCCGCTGCGGCGCGCGCTGCGCTGCGACAAGATGACGCTGGCCGCGCTCGAAGCGACGCTGCGAACGTACCGGTTCTCGACGTCACCGCAGCACGACATCCCCGTCCTGCGTTTTCTTGCGCGCTCCGTCGGCGAGCTGCGTGCGATCGGAGAACGAGCGATCGCGCTGCTCGAAGAGAAACTCGCGCCGCGCTTTTCGTTCGAGCTGGTCGCGTCCAGTGCGCGCGCCGGCAGCGGTTCGCAGCCCGATCATCCGATTGCATCGCTTGCGATCGCGGTGCGGGCCGGCGATCTCGACGCGGTTGCGATCGAGCGCATGTTCCGGACCTCCGAACCGCCGATCCTCGGCCGCATCGAGCGCGACGTGTTTCTTCTGGATCTGCGCGTGATCGACGCCCCGGACGATCTCGTTCCGGCCGTTCCCGATGCGCCCGCACGCTGAACCCGCGGCGCCTGCAGCGGCGGGCTCGAGCGCGCCACGCGACGGCGGTTTTCACCGGCCGGTCCTGCGGGCGATCGTCGGAACGGCCGGACACATCGATCACGGCAAGTCGGCGCTGGTGCACGCGTTGACCGGGATCGATACCGACCGCCTGCCGGAAGAGCGCGAGCGCGGGATCTCGATCGAGCTCGGATTCGCGCACCTCGATCTCGACGGAATCGGCCGCGTGGGCATCGTCGACGTGCCCGGGCACGAACGATTCATCCGCCAGATGCTCGCCGGCGCGCACGGCTTCGATCTGGTCCTGATGGTCGTCGCAGCCGACGACGGAGTGATGCCGCAGACCGAGGAACACTTCGACATCGTCCACCTGCTCGGCGTGCGGCGCGCGATCTTCGTCGTCACCAAGATCGATGCGGTCAGTGCGGATCGGGTTCGCGACGTGCGGGGGGAGATCGAAATTCTTGCTGCCGGTACGCCGTTCGAGGATGCGCCGGTCTCGACGGTTTCCGCGCGAACCGGCGAGGGTGTGCAGTCGCTACGCGGCGAAATCGCCGCGGCGCTGGCCGGGCTCGAATCGAAACCGGAGCACGGAATCCTGCGGATTCCGGTCGACCGCGTGTTCGTTCGCAAAGGACACGGCGTCATCGTCACGGGCACCGCCATTGCAGGCCGTGTCGAGGTCGGCGACGAAGTGATGCTGCTGCCGGGCGAGCGGCGTTCGCGCGTGCGCGAGATCCAGGTGCACGGCGAACCCGCCGAGTTCGCGACGGCCGGACAGCGGGTTGCGCTCAACCTCGCCGGCCTCGACAAGGACAGCATCGTTCGCGGCGATACCGTCACGGCGGCGGCAACGGCAACCGGCGCGACTTTGGGCGCAGGCCTGGTCACGTCGCGACTCGATGCGCGCATCGAAGTGCGGCCGGCAGCCCGCCGCCCGCTCGCTTCGCACGTGCGGGTACGCGTGCATCACGGAACGCGCGAAACTCCGGCCCGGCTGATCTGGCTCGACGGAGTTGCCGAGGTCGCGCCGCGCAGCAGCGGCTTTGCGCAGCTCGCGCTCGCAGTACCGCTGGTGGCCGCTGCAGGCGACCGTTTCATCATTCGCGACGAGACCGCGAGCCGCACGCTCGGCGGCGGCGTAGTGCTGGTCGCACACGCCGAAAAACACCGGAAGTCGCGCGGCAGCGTGCGCCCGGACCTCGAAAGGCTCGAGCACGGCGAGGACGCGACGCGGCTTCATGCACTGCTGACGATGGCATCCGGTCTCGGCCTTGCGCCGCGCGAAGCTGCGCTCGCTGCCGGCATGGCCGAGTCCGATCTGCTGGGCGCGGTCGCAAGCGATCCGGCGCTTTCGGCGCTGCCCGACGAACGCTCGCCGGAGCTCGTCGTCACGACCGAGCGTCTGGAGCGCACGCTGTCGGATCTCGCCGCCATGGTGGTCGGATTCGAACGCGATCACCCGAGCGTCGCCGGAGTCGACGTCGAGCACCTTCGTGGAATGGTGCGACCCGCCGTCGATTCGCGAACCTTCCGACTGCTCGTCGATCGCCTGCTTGCCGGCGGGCGTCTGCGCCGCAGTGGAAACGTGGTTCGCTCCCCGGCCCATGCGCCGGCGCTCAGCGGCGCCGACGATGCGATTGCGGCGCGGTTTCTTTCGCTCGTCGAAACCGCGGGCGTCAGTCCGCCGACGATCAAGGAAGGGGCCGACGCGCTCGGCATCCCCATCGATCGCGCGCGAAAGGTCGCCGGTGTGCTTGCGCTGCGAGGTCAGCTCGTGAAGATTTCCGCAGACATGTTCTATTCGGCTGCCGCGCTCGACGACATTCGTGACCGGCTTTCCCGCTATCTGGAAGGTGCGGGCGAGATCTCGCCGGCCGGGTTTCGCGATCTCATTGCCGCGTCGCGCAAGTACTGTATACCGCTGCTCGACTGGTTCGATCGCTCGGGGATGACGATTCGAGTCGGCGACGTGCGAAAGCTCCGGCGAAGCTGATCCGGCGAGGAAGAGATGGCCACAAGCAAGAAGACCCGTGCGGCCGCATCCCGCGACAAGTCGCCGGCAAA
This Candidatus Limnocylindrales bacterium DNA region includes the following protein-coding sequences:
- a CDS encoding CCA tRNA nucleotidyltransferase produces the protein MSSPSRSGTQTASLLRSEAEHIVRRLQAAGHVAVFAGGSVRDALLGYAPTDYDVATSARPEDVEALFEHTVPIGRQFGIVLVPSGQHHFEVATFRKDDQYVDGRRPVAVEFTDIETDARRRDFTINAMFEDPVAGRILDFVGGRADLEAGIVRAVGNARDRFAEDHLRLLRAVRFSSRLGFPIERETLDAVVHAAATITKVSAERIGDELVRMLTEGRARQSFELLDQTGLLAHVLPEISELKGCEQSPEHHPEGDVFVHTMLCLGHLPAGCSETLAFGVLLHDVAKPLCAGTKPDGSRTFYGHTRDGAEMSTQILRRLRRSNATIERVAFLVDQHLRHCSAAEMRASTLKRFLRQEGIDELMELARIDALSSRGDLTHWNFCQSALAELSDEQMKPPPLIRGEDLRELGMEPGPLFKTVLRSVEDAQLEGRLQSRQDALDYVRREFLGEQQPPERS
- a CDS encoding iron-sulfur cluster assembly accessory protein; protein product: MITVTDKAGTRIRKLAETSPTPVSGLRIKVVGGGCSGLQYKIELDAEKKGDKVFEGAGGGRVLVDRKSYLYLVDTVVDYAESLQNAGFQIQNPNVKSTCGCGESFVV
- the selB gene encoding selenocysteine-specific translation elongation factor, producing MRPHAEPAAPAAAGSSAPRDGGFHRPVLRAIVGTAGHIDHGKSALVHALTGIDTDRLPEERERGISIELGFAHLDLDGIGRVGIVDVPGHERFIRQMLAGAHGFDLVLMVVAADDGVMPQTEEHFDIVHLLGVRRAIFVVTKIDAVSADRVRDVRGEIEILAAGTPFEDAPVSTVSARTGEGVQSLRGEIAAALAGLESKPEHGILRIPVDRVFVRKGHGVIVTGTAIAGRVEVGDEVMLLPGERRSRVREIQVHGEPAEFATAGQRVALNLAGLDKDSIVRGDTVTAAATATGATLGAGLVTSRLDARIEVRPAARRPLASHVRVRVHHGTRETPARLIWLDGVAEVAPRSSGFAQLALAVPLVAAAGDRFIIRDETASRTLGGGVVLVAHAEKHRKSRGSVRPDLERLEHGEDATRLHALLTMASGLGLAPREAALAAGMAESDLLGAVASDPALSALPDERSPELVVTTERLERTLSDLAAMVVGFERDHPSVAGVDVEHLRGMVRPAVDSRTFRLLVDRLLAGGRLRRSGNVVRSPAHAPALSGADDAIAARFLSLVETAGVSPPTIKEGADALGIPIDRARKVAGVLALRGQLVKISADMFYSAAALDDIRDRLSRYLEGAGEISPAGFRDLIAASRKYCIPLLDWFDRSGMTIRVGDVRKLRRS
- the selA gene encoding L-seryl-tRNA(Sec) selenium transferase, yielding MSQRPTSSRGNVVSIPGVRPHAQEEAGEPRPYSRLPSVDAVLSSNMELAAFSRSSAVAAVREAISVERERIRSGESADVCDPDAIALRSLELLRARARPRLGRVVNATGIVLHTNLGRARLSTAAIDAVRLAACGEVNLEYDLARGERGERDELVEEHLCDLTGAEAATVVNNNAAAVFLVLNTLASGKDVVVSRGELVEIGGSFRIPDIMAASGARLREVGTTNRTHLSDYRKAIGPDVALLMKVHASNYRIVGFTSSVGLDELAALAAGHPEIHVIEDLGSGAVVDLQPFGLAEEPLIGERIRAGADLVLASGDKLLGGPQCGIIAGRRELVDRLRMNPLRRALRCDKMTLAALEATLRTYRFSTSPQHDIPVLRFLARSVGELRAIGERAIALLEEKLAPRFSFELVASSARAGSGSQPDHPIASLAIAVRAGDLDAVAIERMFRTSEPPILGRIERDVFLLDLRVIDAPDDLVPAVPDAPAR
- a CDS encoding leucyl aminopeptidase, whose translation is MIIKIARLKAAEASADLVAIAVRDGKELAGAVAGLPKAVLDRASKRAKRLGYKGKPGATLTIQADGHDLVLVGVGDGKTSEQWRRAGAAVRAVSSAARPVSVGFALDAADRGMDVVSAVIEGMRLAGYTFEKYRAKKDNAYAGPKTVTLSSPALTDNARTRTAIRETEAVCEAVAMARDLINEAPSALVPSDLAAAARSMARGRTLRCEVWQGERLRREKMNGIIGVSAGSRHGGALIKLVYTPSRRAKATVAIVGKGITFDSGGLSLKPAKSMETMKLDMAGAAMVLGIMKCLPVLAPAVEVHGFIASAENMTGSGAQKPGDVIRFRNGTTAEVLNTDAEGRLVLADALCLATELEPDCIIDAATLTGACMVALGTRIAGILGNDQKLIDRLIECGRETGESLWQLPLVEEYEDDIKSSVADIRNVGGGYAGTISAALFLRHFVGKTKWAHLDIAGPAFAEKSMQYLPRGGTGFGIRTLLAYLDSIG